The proteins below are encoded in one region of Apium graveolens cultivar Ventura chromosome 4, ASM990537v1, whole genome shotgun sequence:
- the LOC141717055 gene encoding uncharacterized protein LOC141717055 yields MSRCYILAAMSGVLQHQHQSMATASDMLFNLKELFRDQNRATRQVAMKALMNTQMAEGTPVRDHILKMMSHLNEIEILGAELDGETQIDIILMSLSKSFEQFRLNYNMNKRQYSLAELLTELQAAERLFRQSVQVNVAEKGSSSKPKGIKKKKKAQIQKAVKAVGVQGGVKKPKGKCFRCKHSGHWKQDCPLPKKTNNTGVPTIQNA; encoded by the exons atgtcgcgatgttacattctggcagcaatgtcgggtgttttgcagcatcaacatcagtctatggccactgcttcagatatgctctttaatctcaaggaactttttagagatcagaatagggctactaggcaagtagccatgaaggctttaatgaacactcagatggctgaaggcacacctgtaagggatcatattctcaagatgatgtcgcatctgaatgagatagagatccttggtgctgaacttgatggggaaacacagattgacattatccttatgagcttgtccaagagttttgagcagttccgcttgaattacaacatgaacaagaggcagtatagtctcgcggaactgctgacagaacttcaggcagctgaaagattatttcggcagagtgttcaagtgaatgtggctgagaaaggttcttcctctaagccgaaaggtattaagaagaagaaaaaggctcagatacagaaagctgtgaaggcagtgggagttcagggtggtgtgaaaaagcctaagggaaagtgcttcagatgcaaacattcaggtcactggaaacaggattgtcctcttcctaagaagacaaacaatactg gggttccaactatccagaatgcttag